The Enterobacter kobei genome has a segment encoding these proteins:
- the luxS gene encoding S-ribosylhomocysteine lyase, translating into MPLLDSFTVDHTRMEAPAVRVAKTMHTPHGDTITVFDLRFCVPNKEVMPEKGIHTLEHLFAGFMRDHLNGNGVEIIDISPMGCRTGFYMSLIGQPEEKRVADAWKAAMEDVLKVKEQNQIPELNVYQCGTYQMHSLEEAQDIARHIIERDVRVNSNEELALPKEKLQELHI; encoded by the coding sequence ATGCCGTTATTAGATAGCTTTACTGTCGACCATACCCGTATGGAAGCACCTGCAGTCCGCGTGGCAAAGACCATGCACACCCCGCACGGCGACACAATCACCGTCTTCGATCTGCGCTTCTGCGTGCCGAACAAAGAAGTGATGCCAGAGAAAGGCATTCACACGCTGGAGCACCTGTTCGCCGGATTTATGCGCGACCACCTGAACGGTAACGGCGTTGAGATTATCGATATCTCTCCGATGGGCTGCCGTACCGGTTTCTACATGAGCCTGATCGGTCAGCCGGAAGAGAAACGCGTTGCAGACGCGTGGAAAGCAGCCATGGAAGACGTGCTGAAGGTGAAAGAGCAGAACCAGATCCCAGAGCTGAACGTTTACCAGTGCGGGACTTACCAGATGCACTCTCTGGAAGAAGCGCAGGACATCGCTCGTCACATCATCGAGCGTGATGTTCGCGTGAACAGCAACGAAGAGCTGGCCCTGCCGAAAGAAAAACTGCAGGAACTGCACATCTAG
- the emrB gene encoding multidrug efflux MFS transporter permease subunit EmrB, with translation MQQQKPQKPLEGAQLVIMTIALSLATFMQVLDSTIANVAIPTIAGNLGSSLSQGTWVITSFGVANAISIPITGWLAKRVGEVKLFLWSTVAFVLASWACGMSNSLTMLIFFRVIQGIVAGPLIPLSQSLLLSNYPPAKRSVALALWSMTVIVAPICGPILGGYISDNYHWGWIFFINVPIGAVVVLMTLQSLRGRETRTEQRRIDSIGLALLILGIGSLQIMLDRGKELDWFNSQEIVILTIVAVVSLSFLIVWELTDDNPIVDLSLFKSRNFTIGCLCISLAYMLYFGAIVLLPQLLQEVYGYTATWAGLASAPVGVIPVLLSPIIGRFAHKLDMRRLVTFSFIMYAVCFYWRAYTFEPGMDFGASAWPQFIQGFAVACFFMPLTTITLSGLPPERLAAASSLSNFTRTLAGSIGTSITTTLWTNRESMHHAQLTEAVNPYNPNAQQMYSQLQGMGMTEQQASGWIAQQITSQGLIISANEIFWISAGIFIVLLGLVWFARPPFGAGGGGGGAH, from the coding sequence ATGCAACAGCAAAAGCCGCAAAAACCGCTGGAAGGCGCGCAGCTGGTCATTATGACCATTGCGCTGTCGCTGGCGACATTCATGCAGGTGCTGGACTCCACCATCGCAAACGTGGCGATCCCGACCATCGCCGGTAACCTTGGCTCGTCGCTGAGCCAGGGGACCTGGGTCATTACCTCATTCGGGGTGGCAAACGCCATCTCCATTCCGATCACCGGCTGGCTGGCAAAGCGCGTCGGTGAGGTGAAGCTGTTCCTGTGGTCTACGGTGGCGTTTGTGCTGGCCTCCTGGGCATGCGGCATGTCAAACAGCCTGACGATGTTGATTTTCTTCCGCGTCATTCAGGGGATTGTCGCCGGGCCGCTGATCCCGCTTTCCCAGAGTTTGCTGCTGAGCAACTATCCCCCTGCGAAACGCTCCGTCGCGCTGGCGCTCTGGTCAATGACCGTGATCGTCGCGCCTATCTGCGGACCCATTCTCGGCGGATACATCAGCGATAACTATCACTGGGGCTGGATCTTCTTCATCAACGTACCGATTGGCGCCGTCGTGGTATTAATGACGCTGCAATCGCTGCGGGGACGAGAGACGCGCACCGAACAGCGGCGTATCGACAGCATCGGGCTGGCGCTGCTGATCCTGGGTATCGGTAGCCTGCAGATCATGCTCGACCGGGGTAAAGAGCTCGACTGGTTCAACTCGCAGGAGATCGTCATCCTGACCATTGTCGCGGTGGTGTCGCTCAGCTTCCTGATTGTCTGGGAGCTGACGGACGACAACCCGATAGTCGATCTCTCGCTGTTTAAGTCGCGAAACTTCACCATCGGCTGTCTGTGTATCAGCCTCGCCTATATGCTCTACTTCGGCGCGATTGTTCTGCTGCCACAGCTGTTGCAGGAGGTGTATGGCTATACCGCAACCTGGGCGGGGCTGGCGTCTGCACCTGTTGGGGTGATCCCGGTTCTGCTGTCGCCGATCATTGGGCGCTTCGCCCATAAGCTCGACATGCGTCGTCTGGTGACGTTCAGTTTCATCATGTACGCGGTGTGCTTCTACTGGCGTGCGTATACCTTCGAGCCGGGAATGGACTTTGGCGCCTCGGCGTGGCCGCAGTTTATTCAGGGCTTCGCGGTCGCGTGCTTCTTTATGCCGCTAACCACCATCACGCTCTCCGGCTTACCCCCTGAGCGTCTGGCGGCGGCGTCGAGCCTGTCGAACTTCACCCGAACGCTGGCGGGCTCCATCGGGACGTCGATCACCACCACCCTGTGGACGAACCGTGAATCGATGCACCATGCCCAGCTGACCGAAGCGGTGAATCCGTACAACCCGAATGCCCAGCAGATGTACAGCCAGCTGCAGGGCATGGGGATGACGGAGCAGCAGGCATCCGGCTGGATTGCCCAGCAGATCACCAGCCAGGGACTGATTATCTCGGCCAACGAGATTTTCTGGATTTCGGCAGGGATCTTCATCGTCCTGCTGGGGCTGGTGTGGTTTGCCAGACCACCGTTTGGTGCCGGTGGCGGGGGCGGTGGCGCGCACTAG
- a CDS encoding YqaA family protein, which yields MSDALSLASLFASSFLSATLLPGNSEVVLVAMLLSGVSQPWLLVLIATMGNSLGGLTNVILGRFFPLRKTSRWQEKAVGWLKRYGAATLLLSWMPVIGDLLCLLAGWMRISWGPVLFFLCLGKALRYVLVAWATLQGMTWWH from the coding sequence GTGAGTGACGCATTGTCACTTGCCTCATTATTCGCCAGCAGTTTTTTAAGCGCCACGCTGTTACCGGGAAATTCGGAAGTGGTGCTGGTGGCGATGTTGTTGTCCGGCGTCAGTCAGCCCTGGCTACTTGTATTAATAGCAACAATGGGTAATAGCCTTGGAGGACTGACTAACGTTATTCTTGGGCGTTTCTTTCCGCTGCGCAAAACGTCGCGCTGGCAGGAAAAGGCAGTTGGCTGGCTAAAACGCTATGGCGCTGCCACGCTGTTATTAAGCTGGATGCCTGTAATAGGCGATTTACTGTGTCTGCTGGCGGGATGGATGCGCATCTCCTGGGGACCGGTGCTCTTTTTTTTGTGCCTTGGCAAGGCGTTGCGCTATGTTCTCGTGGCGTGGGCAACACTACAGGGTATGACGTGGTGGCACTAA
- the emrA gene encoding multidrug efflux MFS transporter periplasmic adaptor subunit EmrA, with the protein MSANAESTNPQQPANKKGKRKSALLLLTLLFIIIAVAYGIYWFLVLRHAEETDDAYVAGNQVQIMAQVSGSVTKVWADNTDFVQKGDVLVTLDPTDAQQAFEKAQTALASSVRQTRQLMINSKQLQANIDVQKTALAQAQSDLNRRVPLGTANLIGREELQHARDAVASAQAQLDVAIQQYNANQAMVLGTSLENQPAVQQAATEVRNAWLALQRTKIVSPMTGYVSRRSVQPGAQISPTTPLMAVVPADNLWVDANFKETQLAHMRIGQTATVVSDIYGDDVKYTGKVVGLDMGTGSAFSLLPAQNATGNWIKVVQRLPVRIELDAKQLADHPLRIGLSTLVTVDTANRDGQILASQVRSSPAYESNAREISLDPVNKLIDDIVKANAG; encoded by the coding sequence ATGAGCGCAAATGCGGAGAGCACTAACCCGCAGCAACCGGCCAACAAGAAAGGCAAACGTAAAAGTGCCCTTCTTCTGTTGACCTTGCTCTTTATTATTATTGCCGTGGCATATGGGATCTATTGGTTTTTAGTATTGCGTCATGCTGAAGAGACAGACGACGCCTACGTGGCAGGGAACCAGGTACAGATTATGGCGCAGGTGTCGGGCAGCGTGACGAAAGTCTGGGCTGACAATACCGACTTTGTGCAAAAAGGCGATGTGTTGGTCACCCTCGATCCGACTGACGCGCAGCAGGCATTTGAGAAAGCCCAGACCGCGCTGGCCTCCAGCGTTCGTCAGACCCGCCAGCTGATGATCAACAGCAAACAGCTGCAGGCCAATATCGACGTGCAGAAAACTGCACTCGCACAGGCGCAGAGCGACCTCAACCGCCGCGTACCGCTCGGCACCGCCAACCTGATTGGCCGTGAAGAGCTGCAACACGCCCGCGATGCCGTTGCCAGCGCTCAGGCGCAGCTGGATGTGGCGATTCAACAGTACAATGCCAACCAGGCAATGGTGCTGGGCACCAGCCTTGAAAACCAGCCCGCCGTGCAGCAGGCGGCGACTGAAGTGCGTAACGCATGGCTAGCCCTGCAGCGTACCAAAATCGTCAGCCCGATGACCGGCTATGTCTCCCGCCGTTCCGTTCAGCCTGGGGCGCAGATCAGCCCGACCACGCCGCTGATGGCGGTCGTTCCGGCAGACAATCTGTGGGTAGACGCTAACTTTAAAGAGACGCAACTTGCCCATATGCGTATCGGCCAGACCGCGACGGTTGTCAGCGACATCTACGGCGATGACGTGAAGTACACCGGGAAAGTGGTTGGCCTGGACATGGGTACCGGCAGCGCCTTCTCCCTGCTGCCTGCGCAGAACGCCACCGGTAACTGGATCAAAGTGGTTCAGCGTCTGCCTGTGCGTATTGAACTGGATGCAAAACAGCTGGCGGATCACCCGCTGCGTATCGGCCTCTCAACGCTTGTGACGGTTGACACCGCGAACCGCGACGGTCAGATCCTGGCAAGCCAGGTGCGTAGCAGCCCGGCTTATGAAAGTAACGCCCGTGAAATTAGCCTCGATCCGGTCAACAAGCTGATCGATGACATCGTGAAGGCAAACGCCGGTTAA
- a CDS encoding AraC family transcriptional regulator — MTTTSTFSFTHRPLVPFAHDYVHGDSEPWHQHECAQLLHSLTGVVRVETASGCWVVPPGRGVWLPAGTQHALRITGSVAARALFIDPLARADLPATCQIVQISPLLRELILAALSLPESYSPGSRDERVYELILDELRIMPVLPFHLPEPESEPLRQLCRQIRQSPGESWNSQQSASALGMSERTLNRHFQQQTGLRYSEWVRRARLLEALVRLAQGQPVLGVALDLGYGSHSAFTAMFRRVMGISPSDYFKND; from the coding sequence ATGACCACAACCTCAACGTTCTCCTTTACCCATCGTCCCCTTGTTCCGTTTGCCCATGATTACGTTCATGGCGACAGTGAGCCATGGCACCAGCACGAATGCGCGCAGCTGCTGCACAGCCTGACGGGCGTCGTGCGGGTCGAAACGGCATCTGGCTGTTGGGTGGTACCCCCCGGACGCGGCGTCTGGCTTCCTGCGGGGACACAACACGCCCTGCGCATCACCGGTAGCGTTGCGGCGCGAGCGCTGTTTATCGATCCACTGGCGCGAGCCGATCTCCCGGCCACGTGCCAGATCGTGCAGATCTCGCCCCTGTTGCGCGAGCTGATCCTCGCCGCCCTCTCACTGCCTGAATCGTACTCACCGGGAAGCCGTGACGAGCGCGTGTATGAACTCATTCTGGATGAACTTCGCATCATGCCGGTGCTGCCGTTTCATCTGCCGGAGCCGGAAAGTGAACCGTTACGACAGCTGTGCCGACAGATCCGTCAGTCGCCAGGAGAGAGCTGGAACAGTCAACAGAGCGCGAGCGCGCTTGGCATGAGCGAGCGCACGCTGAACCGTCATTTTCAGCAGCAGACGGGATTACGCTACAGCGAGTGGGTGAGAAGGGCGCGGCTGCTGGAAGCCTTAGTGCGGCTGGCGCAGGGCCAGCCGGTATTAGGTGTGGCGCTGGATCTGGGGTACGGCAGCCACAGCGCCTTTACGGCCATGTTCCGCCGGGTGATGGGTATCTCACCCAGCGATTATTTTAAGAACGACTGA
- the gshA gene encoding glutamate--cysteine ligase: protein MIPDVSQALAWLENHPQALKGIQRGLERETLRVNADGSLATTGHPKALGSALTHKWITTDFAEALLEFITPVDGDIDHMLTILRDIHRYTARNLGDERMWPLSMPCYIEQGQEIELAQYGTSNIGRLKTLYREGLKNRYGALMQTISGVHYNFSLPMAFWQAKGGETDKEAISAGYFRLIRNYYRFGWVIPYLFGASPAICSSFLQGKPTTLPFEKTECGMYYLPYATSLRMSDLGYTNKSQSNLGITFNELHEYVAGLKRAIKTPSEEYAKIGLEKDGKRLQINSNVLQIENELYAPIRPKRVTRSGETPSDALQRGGIEYIEVRSLDINPFSPIGVDEQQVRFLDLFMVWCALADAPEMSADELLCTRTNWNRVILEGRKPGLTLGIGCETAQFPLTKVGKDLFRDLKRVARTLDSIDGGDAYQQICDQLVECFDNPELTFSARILRSMIDQGIGGTGRALSAEYREMLMQEPLQILREADFEAERDASVVRQKEVEAADTESFEAFLAKQA, encoded by the coding sequence TTGATCCCGGACGTATCTCAGGCGCTGGCCTGGCTGGAAAACCACCCTCAGGCTCTGAAGGGTATTCAGCGTGGTCTTGAGCGTGAAACGCTGCGCGTTAACGCGGACGGTAGCTTAGCGACGACGGGTCACCCGAAGGCGTTAGGCTCGGCGCTGACACATAAATGGATCACAACCGATTTCGCTGAAGCGCTGCTGGAGTTCATCACGCCGGTGGACGGCGATATTGATCACATGCTGACAATCCTGCGCGATATTCATCGCTATACGGCGCGCAATCTTGGTGACGAGCGTATGTGGCCGCTCAGCATGCCGTGCTATATCGAACAGGGCCAGGAGATTGAGCTGGCGCAGTACGGCACGTCAAATATCGGTCGGCTGAAAACGCTCTATCGTGAAGGTCTGAAAAATCGCTACGGCGCATTGATGCAGACCATCTCTGGCGTGCACTACAATTTCTCGCTGCCGATGGCGTTCTGGCAGGCGAAAGGGGGAGAAACGGACAAAGAAGCGATCTCAGCCGGGTATTTCCGTCTGATCCGCAACTATTACCGTTTCGGCTGGGTGATCCCGTATCTCTTTGGCGCGTCACCTGCCATTTGCTCTTCGTTCCTGCAGGGGAAACCCACCACGCTGCCGTTCGAAAAGACCGAGTGCGGCATGTACTATCTCCCGTACGCGACGTCTCTTCGCATGAGCGATCTGGGCTATACCAATAAATCGCAAAGCAATCTCGGTATTACGTTTAACGAATTGCACGAATATGTGGCAGGATTGAAGCGGGCGATCAAAACCCCGTCGGAAGAGTACGCGAAAATCGGCCTCGAAAAAGACGGCAAACGCCTGCAAATCAACAGCAACGTGTTGCAGATTGAAAACGAACTGTATGCGCCAATTCGTCCTAAGCGCGTGACGCGCAGCGGTGAAACCCCGTCGGATGCGCTACAGCGCGGCGGCATTGAATACATTGAAGTACGTTCGCTGGATATCAACCCGTTCTCACCGATTGGCGTTGATGAGCAGCAGGTTCGCTTCCTGGATCTGTTTATGGTCTGGTGTGCGCTGGCGGATGCGCCGGAAATGAGTGCAGACGAACTGCTTTGCACCCGTACAAACTGGAATCGCGTGATTCTGGAAGGGCGTAAGCCTGGTCTGACGCTGGGTATTGGCTGCGAAACGGCACAGTTCCCGCTGACCAAAGTGGGTAAAGATCTGTTCCGTGACCTGAAGCGTGTTGCCCGGACTCTGGACAGCATTGACGGCGGCGACGCCTACCAACAGATCTGCGACCAGTTGGTAGAGTGCTTCGATAACCCGGAACTAACATTCTCAGCACGCATTCTGCGTTCTATGATTGATCAGGGCATTGGTGGTACCGGGCGTGCACTCTCCGCGGAGTACCGTGAGATGCTGATGCAGGAGCCATTACAGATCCTGCGCGAAGCGGATTTTGAAGCAGAACGCGATGCGTCCGTGGTGCGTCAGAAAGAAGTTGAAGCGGCGGATACGGAGTCGTTTGAAGCGTTTCTGGCGAAACAGGCTTGA
- the mprA gene encoding transcriptional repressor MprA — translation MDSSFTPIEQMLKFRASRHEDFPYQEILLTRLCMHMQGKLLENRNKMLKAQGINETLFMALITLESQENHSIQPSELSCALGSSRTNATRIADELEKRGWIERRESDNDRRCLHLQLTDKGHEFLREVLPPQHNCLHKLWSALSTAERDQLEHITRKLLTRLDQMDEDGAILEALR, via the coding sequence ATGGATAGTTCGTTTACGCCCATTGAACAAATGCTTAAATTCCGCGCCAGTCGCCATGAGGACTTCCCGTATCAGGAAATCCTGCTGACTCGCCTGTGCATGCACATGCAGGGTAAGCTACTGGAAAACCGTAATAAGATGCTGAAAGCTCAAGGGATTAACGAGACGTTGTTTATGGCGTTGATTACGCTGGAGTCTCAGGAAAACCACAGTATTCAGCCTTCTGAGCTGAGCTGCGCGCTGGGCTCTTCCCGTACCAACGCAACCCGTATTGCCGATGAGCTGGAAAAGCGCGGCTGGATTGAACGCCGTGAAAGCGACAACGATCGTCGTTGCCTGCATCTGCAACTGACCGACAAAGGTCACGAATTCCTGCGTGAGGTACTGCCACCTCAGCACAATTGCCTGCACAAACTCTGGTCTGCCCTCAGCACCGCCGAGCGCGACCAGCTTGAGCACATCACGCGCAAGCTGCTCACCCGTCTGGATCAGATGGATGAAGATGGCGCCATTCTTGAGGCGCTGCGCTAA